The sequence GGGAATTGGGTATGTGCAGATGAGCTGGTACCTTCTTGAGTTTGGAGAGATACGTTCGGAGAGACTTGGGAAGGCCTTTCTTTCCCatccccactctctctctcttctccgctTCTCTTTCTCGGGGACAGACACAGAGAGTCGATAGCTATTATATAGACGTAGAGAGATGCGGCAGTTCCAGAATGATCAGACCTCATTGGGGAGAAAAGATATTGTTCGATCTTTAATGCTGCTCTGCCAGCCGTTTGAAAGGAATGAATCAATTGGATTCATTTAGTAAGGAGAAAGAGAGGGGGTTAGATATCCATGGGAAGGTTTGAAGTGACTTTATGACTCAATCTCACATACCTCTTTCTCTGCCTACCATTCACTTCTTACCttttgggagagagagagagagagagagagagagagacagggagggtgtgatgcctctcgcttaatTCTCATTGACTGCGATCGAAACGCATCATCTATCTTTGTGAGCCATCAAAGAACAGTCCAAATTCTTATAAATCGTAAGATGTATGAAGATTTTTCTGAAGGATATACCGATTAATCGCATCATCCTTACAGACAGCTAAATTTAGATTCTGCAGACCATGGCATTATTGGTTGAGTTGTGCAACAGTTACAGCCATGGGGAAGAGTGGAGAGGAGTGACCACAGACTTCACCTGGAGGTACTTGTTGATGGCATGCATGCCGAGGTCCCTCCCGAAGCCGCTCATCTTGTATCCACCAAACGGGCATCCCGGATCGAACGCGAAGTAGCAGTTGATCCAAATCGTTCCTGCTCGAACCGACCTCGTCACTCTGTTCGCAGTGTTCAGATCCTTCGTCACGATCCCTGCTGCTAATCCATACCTTGTGGCATTCGCTTTCTCTATCGCTTCCTCGATCGTCCTGCAAGCAAGCTTGAGATCAACATCGATGCTTAACCTCAAACTCCGGTCTCTAAAGATCGGATAGCGTACTTAAACTTCATCAGCGACATGACTGGTCCAAATATCTCCTCCTGCGCGATCCTCATCTCCTCCTGTAAGAAACAATAATCTCTCATGCAAAAACCAATTTGTCCGTCGATCTCTACAGTAATTATGCATCTACTCTTGTTTACCTTGACATCAGTAAAGATCGTGGGTTCGATGTAGTAGCCTTTGTCGCCGCAGCGTCTTCCTCCTGTAAGCAGCGTAGCACCCTCTGTCTTGCCAAGCTCGATGTAACTGAGAACTCTTTCGAACTGTGTCTTGTCAACCTGAGGCCCCTGTTGAACATTAGGATCGAAAGGGTCGCCGACCACCCAACTTTTGGCGCTCTCTGCTGCCTTCCGGACGAACTCGTCGTAAATTCCTTCTTGGACATACACGCGAGAGCCAGCCACGCAGATCTCGCCCTGAAGGTGTCACACGGAGTAAGGTTATGTCTCTGTCGAGATCACTACTGGATCGAAGGAGGCGAAGGTGGGACGCAGAGGCGATGCCTTGTTGTAGAAGATGGCGATGCGTGCGAGAGCGACCGCCATGTCTACGTCGGCGTCGTCGAAGATGATGAGGGGCGACTTCCCGCCCAGCTCGAGCGATACCGTCTTCAGGTTGCTCTTTGCAGCGGCCTCCATCACCAGGCGTCCCGTCTCCGTTGAGCCGGTGAAGCTAATCTGTAAACCAAGGTTTGGAGGATGATGTCGGCATGCAACGATCCAGTAAGACAACAtcactgagaaggaagagaagctgGAAACGCACGGCGTCGACGTCCATGTGAGAGCAAAGTGCAGCACCGGCAGTGGCGCCAAACCCGTTGACCACGTTGATCACTCCATCAGGAATACCAGCCTATACACGAGATTGAAGTCAATGCCACCATGTCtaaagggaggaagaggaagaggaggaagcaaaCCTGCTTAGCCAAGTGGGCGTAGAACAAGGCGGAGAGAGGGGTCTGCTCGGCGGGCTTGACGACCATGGTGCAGCCGGCGGCCAGAGCAGGgcttgacttcattaagaacatgGTGGAGGGGTAATTCCAGGGTATTATGTGGCCCACCACGCCGATGGGCTCCAGCAACGTGTACCCCTGGTACTCGCCGGCGAGCTTTAAGGTCTCACCGTGTACCTTGTCGGCGGCGCCGGCGTAGTACCGGAGGATGTGGAGGCAGTGGGGGATGTCCACCGTTTTGCCACTGGCCAGAAGCTTTCCGGCGTCGACGCTGTCCAGCGCCGCCAATTCCTCGATGTTTTGTTCGATGAGATCCGCGAACTTCGACATGATCCTCCCCCTctcctgatcgagattcaaatccAATTTCGTTTCTTCATCTCCAAGAAAAGATGACAGTCAATGAGAGAGGAGGCGATCGAGGTGAGGGCGATCATACAAAGCCAGACATGCGGGGCCATCGGCCGTGATCAAAGGCTTCGCGAGCAGCCTTCACGGCTAAGTCGATGTCTGCCTCGACTCCCTCCGCAACCTTCGCTATCACCTCGCCTGTCGCGGGATTCACCGTCTCGAACGTCTTGCCTGCGTCCACGGCGAGTAGATCCAATCACTGGTCGTCAACTATGGCTATTGCTTCCGATACaaagcattccatttttatctcaTCATCACCAAAGAATAAAAGTCAAACTTATAATTTGAATGGCGATTTTCCGGAAAAATCTCTCTCactgtttttatttttcttatatgaGTTTCTCTATTTCATCTAATCTTATAAATATCCCTCGTTGGAGTATCTTTTCTCCGTTGCGAGGCTCCATCGATTTTCATCATATCAATTCGTCACTTATGTCCACTCCATCGTATAGCTGTTAAGATGTTTACTCCATTGTATTCTCTCATTTGTTTGTTATTAACATAACGTCAACTCTCAATCCTCAAGTGAGTCTATCCTCTTAAGATGACCACAAGACAAGCACGAAAGATATCGACACCCCCGATGTCATACAATAAATGCCAATGAGATATTAAGAGCAAAATATGGTGGTGTATGTTAACCCTTATTTACTATTCACAATATACTATTgataatcacttaaaaaataataaattattattattattttcaatcatAATATTAATGATTCTACCTTTTGTTTTCCTTCCTCGTAATTTCTTATTTTATCCTACTCTTTGCTAAGATAGCTTTCACGGAGAAGAAGAGAGTGTTTAGGTCAATTTATGAAgaaataatttagaaatattaaaagaaaattataaattataaagagAGATGGCACTCAAGAATAAAATCCTAACATAACTTTTTCAACAAAATCACCCAATAATACATGGCACTCTTCTTTCCGAGCAAAAGTCAACTCATCCGGCGGATGTATCTCTGTCTTCTTCCATACGTCAGTAATGCTTCCGTATCGTTGACGCAACGTAACAACGTGCAGCAcgcagaaagaaagaaaaatggtaagagagagagagaataatactatgccaaaaagaagagaagaatcaaTTATTGTGGGCTGAGAAATGTTTCTGTCAATTTAGCAACCTCAATGATTCTATAAACATGTGGAGATGCATCTACGAATTTTGaccataagaaagaaaaaaaagtgtaGTATTAATTATTGTGTGGCAAAGAACACGAGGAAACAATCTCTCTACCAATTAATAGAGGATTAttacaataaaaatatcatcTTAAGAACCATTCATCGATCGATTCCCACAGCCTTTATCTTGCTCTAATTTCCATCTTCCATgaacaataaaacaaaacaaagctTTCTTGGGAAGAGAACAAGAGAAAGTTGCAGTATGTTTATCATcagcaaaataatatcatcaactgatagagagagagagagagagatatatatatatatatatatatatatatatatatatatatatatatatatatatatgtaaagaaGTATTGCAGTACCGGAAACGGAGTCGACAAACTGGCCATCGACGAAGAGCTTGGTGAACTTTATTTCTGGTGGCTTGAAGCTCTCCTTGCCGTCGCCGTTGCAGCGGTGGTTCTCCATGGAGGTCAACAGGAGACAGACCAGcacagaatctctctctctctctctctctctctctctctctctctcgattgaGGAAGAACGCACCGTGGTGATGGGCTTTTAAGGATGTTGGTGTGCTTCTTCTTTAATTTGGTTACTGTGGATATGGACGTCTTCATTGACTATTAGGACGGATCAATAGATCTCCGTAATGAAGAAGGCATTGACTTTGGCGGCAAACAAGGAAGCCATATTGGCAGGTATTCTACGAATAATCAAAGTGAATATAGGAAAACCATATTGTAGTCTTTTGTTGTATAGCTGTTAGGGAGAGGATAAGGATGTCAATAcactacctatatatatatatatatatatatatatatagtggtctTTTGTTGTATAGCTGTCAGGGAGAGGAAAAGGATGCCAATAGACTACCTATTAATATTTTGGcaaatatatacacacacacatatatatatatatatatatatatatatatatatatatatatatatgcaagatTTCAAAATTATTTCATCAGACACATCAAAATAATTAATGAACATGCTTCCCACTCCAGAGTTATTTCATCTTACTTTTCTTCTGGTtggcacatctctctctctctctctctctttatttatatatatatatatatatatatatatatatatatatattgtggtcTTTTGTTGTATAGCTGTCAGGGAGAGGAAAAGGATGCCAATAGACTACCTATTAATATTttggcaaatatatatacatatatatatatatgcaagatTTCAAAATTATTTCATCAGACACATCAAAATA comes from Musa acuminata AAA Group cultivar baxijiao chromosome BXJ3-3, Cavendish_Baxijiao_AAA, whole genome shotgun sequence and encodes:
- the LOC135633978 gene encoding aldehyde dehydrogenase family 2 member C4-like, whose translation is MENHRCNGDGKESFKPPEIKFTKLFVDGQFVDSVSGKTFETVNPATGEVIAKVAEGVEADIDLAVKAAREAFDHGRWPRMSGFERGRIMSKFADLIEQNIEELAALDSVDAGKLLASGKTVDIPHCLHILRYYAGAADKVHGETLKLAGEYQGYTLLEPIGVVGHIIPWNYPSTMFLMKSSPALAAGCTMVVKPAEQTPLSALFYAHLAKQAGIPDGVINVVNGFGATAGAALCSHMDVDAISFTGSTETGRLVMEAAAKSNLKTVSLELGGKSPLIIFDDADVDMAVALARIAIFYNKGEICVAGSRVYVQEGIYDEFVRKAAESAKSWVVGDPFDPNVQQGPQVDKTQFERVLSYIELGKTEGATLLTGGRRCGDKGYYIEPTIFTDVKEEMRIAQEEIFGPVMSLMKFKTIEEAIEKANATRYGLAAGIVTKDLNTANRVTRSVRAGTIWINCYFAFDPGCPFGGYKMSGFGRDLGMHAINKYLQVKSVVTPLHSSPWL